The Epinephelus fuscoguttatus linkage group LG7, E.fuscoguttatus.final_Chr_v1 DNA window TCAAACAGCATCTAGAtaatatctgtttttaaaataatacataCTGGAACTAATGTGGAATGGTCCCAGTTGTCATCCTGGTTCTTGCCACCAAAATCACCCCTGACGtcttcaaaaaaaagaaaaaaaataacccaACAGGAAACACTGCCCTTTGTCTTCAGAGCTAATCCTGGTCCTGAAAGCAAAAGTAAACAGAGTGGAAACCTCACCAACAACTGCCTGTTTTGATTAGATGGGTTTCAGGTTTATGTTGCAGAAATTACCTCGATTTTTCACCATGTAAGTCATGACGCATTGCTGCAGCTGGACATAACTTACTATTCTGTAGTCATCTATTAGTCATTGTCAAATGCAGGAAACACTGTGTGTAGCGAACTGCTGGTACAGTTTTGGTCGTAAGTACATCTGAGTGGAAGTCTAATCAGATCATGTGTCAAATCCTGCCTGAATGTTGATGTTGGCTCCAGAGGTGCCCAACTGATTAACTGATTAACAGACTGATTTCAGTAGTGAATTTAATAGTTGAGCAACCCCTAAGATTATGACTATCTACCCTTGAGGCTATGTGGTCTGTTTCATTTGAGGCTCTCTGTGTAGGTTTCCATCTGCTCACATTATTTGTTTGCCCACTTTATTTACCTTTGTTTATGCTGCTTAGCTTCTGACTCAAACACGCCCAAGCTGTATACATAAAAGCCTACTTGTGCATTGTACTACCTGCCACAGCCGTTTATCGCACCACCTGGTTAATGGTAAATTGTTCCAGAAGGAAGATATGtttgcacataaacacagaccCAGGGCCCCTGTGTTTACAGTAGTCATGGCAGCACTCGGTTATTCAACAAATAGACCTAGCATGTTCCTCTCTTACTTGTAGAGGAGAATGTTTGTCTTGGTGGGTAGAGCTATAACTGTGGAGTTCTTAACTTTTAGTGCCTTTTACCTTCAACACAGGTTTCTTTGTCACGGTGAATGACTTCATTATTGGGTCATTTCAGAGACGATCACATGCAACCTTAACAACTTGTGAAGTAAAAGGCTAATCAAACACATCCAGGAAGTTGGTGTCTGTTTGTCAGCTCCCTGTTTGTCATTATATTACACAGCTTTACacagttgttttcatttatttgtgtttcctttCTCAGGTCAGTGAAGTCCAGATGCATGAGTCTGGGTCAGAACCAACAAGCCACATCATTCCAGCAAGTCAGACAGAGAACGGGAATAACAGTGAGAATGAGAGTCGACTGAGGAGCGGCCAGACTCCTCCCCCAGAGGCACCAAGGGTCAGTCATCCCCAGCTGCATCCACATCAGCATTAGTGTttgaattgttgtttttacaaatgTTGTAATGTGTAGTGCTTAGTCTTTGCATATTCAACCAACATATGACACGATGATGATGCTGTATATAGCTCTGTATGAGCTAAAATGGTTTGTTAGTAgttcaacagaaaattaaagggacatttcatcccaaaatcaaacacatatttttttttcctcttacctgtggtgctgtttatcagtctagattgtttggtgtgagttactgTGTTGGCGATATCGggcatagagatgtctgccttctctctaatataatggaactaggaaaatagttcctacatgaaactgctcacaacaaagctTGTGgtttatcttgagtaaccgggtcatgatttctggaaagagtcATTTCTGCTTAGCCTGTCAAATGTATAtgtttttttggcgctttgcacaccacaagctgagtgccatctagttccattatattggagagaaggcagacatctctacggcagAGATATcgccaacacttggcaactcacaccaaagcaatctagactgataattAGCTCTACAGGcaaaatatgaatttttgaatttggtgtgaactgtctctttaagctaCAGCTACTTTGAATGTTGTTAGTTGATTGAGTTCTCTATGGAGCCCAAATGGCAAACATTTCCTAGCTTTAACTTTACAAATGTGAACATTTGCTGCTCTTTTATGTCTTACATGATAATAAACACGATATCTGCACttatacaagtaaatacaagtaATTTGAAGAAGCCATGTAGGACTTTGTGATCGGCTTTTTTAACTATTCTCTCACATATTATTGACAAGATGAATGATTGTTAGATTGAGAACACAACCTGCTGATTAATCAAACATATCTTACTTGCAAACATATCTGTTTTTGGGGTGTCACTGCTCTCAATGTAGTAGGATCTATGACATTATTGCTGCATATTGCTGATATTATTATCAGAAACATTTGCTCAAAACAGTCAAGATTCTAACagatgtgtgatgtcattgaaAACAAGGATTACAGGTGTGCGTAGTCAAGATCTTGATTTTAAAACTTAGACGGTGTGAGTCATTCAAGACAACCAGCTTCTAATTTGTGAGGATTTACTGCTTTTCTTGCTCTATGTGAGAGTAAACTGCATGTCTCGGGTTTTTTGACTGTtggtggacaaaacaagcaattttaaGACGCCGTAGGAAATCATGTCGGACTTTTTATAGAGCAGTCTATTAATCAAATGATTGGCTGATTCATACATAATGAATAGTTGGCCGCAGCCCCGAGGCAAATGATGTTGTGTccaaaaaagctttttttgcGGGAGTGGAGTTCTTTTGCTTTGTTACAACACTATACAGCTGTAGATGTTTGTGCTCAACATTAAAAATATGTGTTGCAACTTATGGAGCTGCTTTTACCTCACTAAAGTGTGAATTAGGGGTAGGGAGTATGGCAAAAATTTtatattactgtaaatgtaattttatatcACAGTAACAGCATATATGACGACATCGTAACTGTTCTGTAAATTCAATCAATAAAGGGTTAAGAATAGCCGTTTTGTCCCAATATCACATTTGATTCTTctttcattttgaaattatATACAACAAAAAAGCAGCTGCTTCACACGACACCACACTTgagtcaaaaacaaaaagacgcCTGAGAACAGTGATTTCAAGTGTGACAGGTTTCTGGATTTACAACCTcgctttccttttccttgtcTGACCAAAACACGTCACCTTGCAAGGCAGCTGGATTCACGAGAATTATGAGATCATGCAAGAATCATGTTCGAATCCCTCTGCAGTAGAAACAATATTGCACACTatactatatcaaaacatcagccAACCCTAGTGTGAATTACAGTTTGTTAAGctacatttaaatttaatttatgtaCAGCTGCTCTGGTAACCCAACATTGTATTATTTCTTGTCGGTATTTTTACACACAGGGCAGACAGCATACTGTTGTATGAGAATGTGGGGtactttgttttgttatttcacatttaaaggtgtcccagaacatctcACTTTGAATGTCTCAGTTTCTTCAAACTgcagtgttttatatttttgctgAAGGGGAGCACAGGGATGGGGGGAGGTTGTGCCGAGGTTGAGAAGGGGAGGGAGAGCCGAGCTCCTGCTGGGCGGACGGATCAGTGTTATAGTTTTGTTTATGCTCACATCATGTAGGTTAGTGAAGCTCTGTTAGATTGTCAGGCAGAGTGTTACTGCTGAgcagcatttgttttttcagcagcaAGGCAGAGTTTTCAATGGAGACTATCAGGTTTGTCCAACtcgctctgtgtttttttttatgaggtTATAATAGCAGGGTATTTTTAATCAGGTTTTcttaattaaaatgtgtctgtctgtgaaaaTGATGTCACATTTCTGTGGTTGTTATAATGTGTAATATTATGTTTTTAGTTCTTCTCCTATTCAGGCTTCAGTGGAGTTATCAccaatatgtgtgtttttgtaaatgtcaCCCTTTCTCGGGCCACACCCATTAATATATTAGTAAATATTAAATCTCATAAAAGAAGGcagattgtgtttgtttttcagcgAGTTTTCAGCGTTCCTATTTGCTGTCAGTCATCTCAGAGTTCACAAGACCAGTCTTGCGGGAACAGATCCGTGTTTACACTCAGTTGCTCACTGGTATGACtttcaacaataacaacaacagaagaTGTTTGGACTTGCTGGCTACCATGGCAACAGGGATTAGGCAAAGGCTGTTGTTGTGTTGATGGTGTCCACAGAAAAATAGAGGGGCCAACTGGCTCTGTTTGTGGGATAGACCTGTTTTCGTTGCTTTGGTGGCCACCTCTGGAGCATTGAATTTCATAAGAAAGGACAAAGTAGGAGGCAGTCATCTGTTATTGTTAGCCCAAAGCCTGTGTGAAATTCACTGTCAGTTTGTTTACCCGATTCAAAACAGACTCTGCCTTGGAgagaaatgtttgtttgtggttCAGACCTTAATTAAAATACGAATCTCAAGttctgttttcataaacagGCTCTGTGTGCTTtcttattcattatttatatgtctgtgCAATTTTGATTACTCTGTTTATGTTTACTGTAAACATCCCTTGAGCTGTGAGGCTTGACAGTGAGGGGGATGGTGTGGTAATTGCTGCATGCCTCGCAgaggatgttgttgttgtttttgtggtgctggttgttgttgttttgatggaGTTTTAATTCCCCCAAGACAtccaatgttgttgttgttgtttttgtttggttcaTTTTTAGCTGCAGTGGCAGTAGAGCTAAGTTCAGCCCTGCAAGACTGACCAATGAACTGAGAATTATAAATAAGGAGTACTGGGAGTAACTATAAGTCATCTTTTGACTTTTAGCAGGAGGCAAAGTTGCAGGAATTAGTCTATTCATTGACCAACAGAAAATTAAGCGGCACTGTTTTTTGGTAGTTGAAtaattgtttttgcattttttcaacCCAGAAgctttttaaatttgaggatttgatgttttctttttttcatctttggATTTGTGACATCTGAAGATTCCACCTTGGGTTGTGGGAAATAATAACAggcattttttttcactgtttttttgaTAATGTAGAGGAATTGAATCAGATAGTCGAGAAAATAATTATCTGATTaatcgataatgaaaataatcgctTTAGCTGCAGCCCTATGCAGGACTAGGTTTGGCAGTTtgagattacatgtatatgtgcTGTAGTCTATAGTATACTCATTACATGTACATCAATGCAATTACAAGGAAAAATGAGAGGAAATCGGATAACACATTGGCACGCACAGATATAACCAGATTACTGCAAATCTTTTGCGCAACAAACACTGCATTTGTTCTTCCATTTGCTATTTTCATTCTTGTTTTATGTTCATAAAGGGTGTTTACTGTGTAATCTAAGTAAACAACCTTCATCCCCTGCCTTTAGTACCACCATATTAACTGAGGCTGGTGCATATTCAGGGTAAAATATTTGTTGCTGCATCCTGAAGAGGAAGAGTTTTATCCTTTGACATCAGAGCTCTTGGGTCGACAGTGCTGTTGAGTGAGAGAACAGACTAATGACAGAACacatgacttgtttttttttcctgtgtgtgtttatgagtttAAATTTTACAAATAACCTACTGTTCAGCAGTGTAGACTTAGACTGCTTTGTTTTAGTTTGAGTTGAACTTtggattttattattttggatACAAAGATGCTCCActacaagtgtttgttttttatcccGCCACACTGCTGTCACAGTGAAACTTTTCCTTTCTGAAGTCTGTCCTGCATGCGTTCTTGTTAAAGTCCCTGTAAGAAACTCTGTTTAACGTATATATACGTGACCGAGAAATCAGGTTACTCCAGTATAAAGGtatctgtgtttcctgtttgatAATCCTTTACCCTGATTAGAGGCAGGGTTTATTGTTTACATGTAAACGCTCTGATTGTGTGCACTAGATTGCATGCCAAATAGATTAAATGGAAGTAGCTTGCATGCACGTAAGGGGTATAATAATATAAAGAAGCCTCCGTTGGGTTCATACCTGGCTTAGGTGTCACTTTTCGGTGTGCATTCAGTACAGTGGGAAAACAGTGCATAAGGATGTATTTCTGTTTGTTACTTGAACAGACAGTAGTGCAAGTCCTAACAATGGACACAACCCTCTTGTGGGCCCACTTGCAGGTAAACTATTTTCATTATAAGAATAaggaacatttaaaacattgctgtattacactgtataaacgttgaacaaacactttcccaaaatgcaacaggtcacaacaggCTACAAAACTGAAAAGCATCTTTTATACTTTGaaattgaaaatacaaaatatgaattgttttttccttgtcctGGTGATTGAAACATCTAGGCGATACTGTCAAATGTGCATTagcatgtttgtgtttcacaTCCCCGTCATCGGTGGTGTAACATCATCACACAGTCCTCGTCGTATGCACAACTCTCTCtggtgctgttgtagctgaccagGAATCTGCAGGTGGGACTTCAAGCTCGGCATTTCATTTGCTGACTGACTCACCTCAGCACCTGTTGCTAACAACATACAGCTAATAGTTTCTGTCAGAACAGCCTACCCATGTTGAATATGTTTGTGTCTATTTAATTTCCCTTCTAAACTGCTCATGTGTGGATTTTAATCTACCACTCTGTTATGTTATGTTCTTCAATGATGCAGGTTCCAGTGTCATTATCAATGATGACCCCACCAGCAGAGGCCCCACAGCAGTTGCAACAGACATCACAGCAGCAGGTCCTCAGTCCTCAGCAGCTTCAAGCGCTGCTCCAGCAGCAGAAAGCACTCATGTTACACCAGGTAATGTATGCTTAGAAAGGTTGTTTGTCATAGTGTCATAGCCCACATAGAACACAATGGCTTGAATTCTCGTAACTCAAATGTCATCAACTTTTCTGCAGCAACAAATTCAAGAGGTCTTCAAGAATCAGCAAGAGCAGTTAAATatccagctgctgcaacagaAGAACGCTGGGATTGTCAGTCAAGAGGTAACTTTTATTCATTATAgcattatttttatatcagtgttAGTTTTAGTATCAGTATTATCAGGATTATTTTGTCATTGTGGCAATATTTATCATGCAACAAGGGTAATTTATTCCTTAATTAGGGGCAAGCCTGATTCACTTCAGTTGTGCTAAAGGTTAAATGATGGCGTACTTAACACTAAAATTACAGTAATTATTATAACCAGACAGTTACTCATATGGCACGGCCTGAAATATCACTTTCAAATTGTCTGATTGACAAAAAGGAGCAAGAAGTCTGTGGCTTAATATAGTGTGTATTCCAAAAAATAGCTCTTAATGGTGAAGCTGTTAACGTCTAATTAATTTAAAGGCAGTTACCCATAGTTGGAGTTCTATAGACTTGAATacagcaaatgtgtgtgtgtcatgtgtaGGGAAAAAAGCCAGATTTACAGCTAACTCGCACATCAGcttgtgtgcatgcatttgtgCGACAGCCTGACCTCATCAGTTAACGGAAACTCATAACACATAGCAGGCACTTGGCGGACTGCGCGAGGCAGCAGGTGTTGCAGAGAAGGAAAATAATTTGATGTGCTTTAAGCAGAAATGTGCTCTACATAGTTTTTATCCAATTAGACGAAAACAAAAGAGAGCACCGCTTCCAGTGGGTCTGTTCGACACAATCAAAAtcagcagtgtttgtttatgcttcaaatgtttgatgatggttcattttatttatagatgcctttcaaagcactcaaggacacgcttaaaaaaacaagcagcgaTGTATTCCTCGATCATAAAGTCAAGCATTTCAGTGATATACAATAATGAGTTAATAAAATAACTACACAAAAATCGTAATTCTAAAAATGAGATCATCATAAAATCATTATCAGTGCAAGTCTCCATATGTGTGTCACCATTAAATATGCCCGAATATGCCAGTGTCAAAAGGGTGTGTTGCCTTCTGTCTTTAAAAAGCTAATGACGTTAGCtgatttcatcatcatcattcttTAGGCTgagctttgtgtgtgtcagtgtttcagCTCTACAAAATAAATCCTTTGTGGTGTCAAGTTCCTACATGTTCTATATCATACTGTTATAGACTTGATTGATTACTTAGATAAAGATTTCTATCCTGAATCAAACTGTAGACAGATCCCAGAACACGCTGTACTCAGTATCAAGTATGAGGAAGGCATTTACTGATGAGTGTCGtgtcatctctctgtctcagctGACAGCCCAGCAGATTGCaatccagcagcagctccttcAGGTGCAGCAGCAACATCTCCTCAACCTGCAGAGACAAGGCCTGCTGTCTGTGCTCCCCACCAGCCCCATCGCAATCCCAGGTATGCTGTGTTACCGTCCCTACTGCATTTCTGTTTGAGGACTTAAACatttgcataaaacactttcagGTACAGTAGATGCTGTACTGTGCTTGACAGTCGTGTCAGTTTGAAGTTAACCCCGAGGCAAGGCTCGTGttcactgtgattttttttaccgATGACACAGAGGAGTAAACATGAAGTTCAGCTCAGTTTTGACAgttgtcatcctgcatcatcagaACCAATGTTGGGAAATCAGATTCTGGTGACAGGCAGAAGTTTACGCAGCACTTTAAAGTTTCTGATGTATAAAGTTATGTTCTTTGGTGTCACAAAGAGCTCACAAAGAAATAACTGATTGGAagcattatcattattagaCTTATTATTACTTTGGAGTCGCTGTTACACACTTTTTTACGGCCTTAATGAACTTACAGAGTACATGGAGTCAGACACAAGCACAGCAGGTTTAACAGCTCGTGTCCTATTAATCAGGGGAAATGCCTGCACTGATGTGCATTGGTGTTGCCCTGGTTACCAACTGACATGGCCTTACACAGATAAATTACAAGGTTAATTCCTGAACAGTTTTTTTACAACCAGCAGATGAATTTATTAGTAGTGTAGCTTTAAGATTCAAACTAAAATCAAATATCTGTTATCATAAAATCATGTGGTTGACTTGTTTGCTTTCACAACACAACCCACTGGAGTCCATCCCAGACCAGCCTTTTACATCAGCCCAAACGAACCATACTAACCGGCCAAATGCACCTGAGTTTGTTTGAACCGAATCAAATAggtcaggtgtgaaagcacaaTTAGGGCGCATCCACACCAGGGTAGTCCAGGGGACTCGGTTCGATTGGGCGTGGAATGCCAAACAAtgtcacaccttcatttggtttggttcactttcacactgcacttttaaagcagaccaaagcacctgcagttacaacagctgctcgtttgggggcggtattgcctgaaacgaccactgaccaggaagaaaaaaagcatgaggaagaagaaaacctcgCTCCTTGATTGGCCAGGACCAAAAagggaaatccatccccttcagccggcttggtcaccacctaacaccaaaatgcactgcgctctacgtcacttcctctctttggttcgctggatagtccgtttgcatttcccaatgTAAgcaaaccgcaccagggttcacttgcaagtgaactgagacccccagttttcaagcggactaGGGTTCGCTCGCTTGGTCTGCACCAGAGCTTTCACGACACTCCAAACGAACTGAGCTATCTGTAGAAGCAGACCAGGGTTcatttaaagcggaccaaatagcgccagtgtgaatgcgtccttaaCTGTAAGTTAAGTGTGTACTCAAATTTTGACTTCATGATCTTAAGCTTATTTGGGTTATTGTTAGTGTATTGTaatacagtttatttacagtgtgtATATATGCAATTTCAGGCTGTGAGAATGGTAGCGTCCTGTCCAGCGGTGGAGACACCAGAGAGTCTTCCAGTCAACAATCCACCACCAACGGCCATCACGCTCTTCTGAAGAGGAAAGAAAGGTACGTTAGTAATGTTTACTGTCCTGTCAGAGCTTCAGTTTCTTTATGTCCTGTTTTTATCATGTTTGAGCTGTACTTATATGTTGACTCTGAGATGTACCATTAATGTTGGACTTCTGTACTTGCTGCAGTGGGTCAcaggatgaaaacacacagaacagCCACGCACTGTATGGGAACGGCATGTGTAAATGGCCTGGCTGCGAGACTGTCTTTGGAGACTTTCAGGCATTTCTCAAGTGAGTGTGGAAACTGTGCATACCTCTAAAGCTGGCGTAATGTTTATTCACATCTCTCATGATGTAGTACATATCAGATAAAGCAAATATATGGGAAATAATGTATGTTCTgtattttataaataaacacAGGAGCTATAAATGTCCACTCTCAGCATCTCatacattatgttttttaagTTGAAATGAAATTGTCCTTGAGGTCTAATTATTTTGCATATTTGGCTCTCAGCCTGTACAGCCCATGGTTTCCCTCAAGCATACCATGACTTTGAATTTGTTTGTCTGCAGACATTTGAACAGTGAACACATACTGGATGACAAGAGCACAGCGCAGTGTCGTGTGCAGATGCAAGTGGTTCAGCAGTTGGAGCTGCAGGTACATAGTCTTTTAACTAAAccttttgtatttcttttttaaaaccaaCCATTTATGATTTATTAACAGCAGTTTACCTTAACAAATATATCTTAACCATTGCTTGATATGGAGGTATCCAGTTTGTTTAAACTATTGAAAGCCTTCTATAAAACTCAGTAAATACATGACAAATGTTGGCAGCGTTGGGGTTTTTTCACATCAGGCCTGGAAACAGAGGTGATGTCTCGAGATAATTGCACTTCTCTGGATGCCAGAAGCAGACACTGAATATCATTTGGTCTTTAAGAAGAGCTGTGAATTCACAAACTTTCAATTTCTATTTCGGTCTTCCCATCTAACACAGTTGAAAAAGGACAAAGAGCGACTGCAAGCTATGATGGCTCATCTGAAGTCCTCTGAACCCAAACCCGCAGCACAGCCTGTAAGTAGTACTTGCTATGACCTGCTTTGTTTCcttcaattaaaataaatattgttttgctTGTCGTTGCACTGACGTTTTTCCTGACTCAacggctttgtttttttttcaggtgaatCTGGTGTCTAATGTGTCCTTCTCCCAGGCAACATTGCCCAAAGGCCCTCCTCCTATGAGTTTGTCTCAGAGTGCCACAGCACCATCCACACCCTTGACGCCGCTCTCTGAATCCCCTTCAGTCCTCACTCCCAATAGCATGTTCACTGGAACGCCTGTACGGAGGCGGTACAGCCGCTCTGTGAGCCAAGGTAACGGTGAGGTCATGATTTAGAGCCTTATTAATGTCTTTTGTGTTGATTTCGGTCTGAAAGTTGCTTCTGCTAAGACACACATAAAGATCATTTTATAGGAATATAAAGAAGGGCTTTGTTTTTTATGAACAGTTATTTGTATTTCCTTATGTAGTGtatattactttgttttttcataattgTTCCTTCTTCCTTTCCCATTTATTCTGCATATGCTTACATCTTGCTTGTTAATGTCTTTCCACAGATATAGTTGATAATAAGGAGTTCTACCTGAGCACAGAAGTCAGACCTCCATTTACATATGCGTCTCTCATAAGACAGGTAACGTTTACCTCATTTCACACAgtcacagaaatatttaaaaactagAGTGCTCTTAACAGGATGTTAGGGGGCTACCACCAGTTGCTGGAAACAGTATCAGCCAGTACTGATCACAGGACCTATCTGAAGCCTTCTATTAACCCCAtggcattatttatttatatgactACTCTTCACAATgttatatattaaatattaaattgaaGAGATAATAAAGTATCATGAATTGCTAACTGTTTATTTATAAGCAGACATCATGCACAATATATTCCATTCTCTCTCTTAGAGACACAACATAAACCATAGCAGTCTTAACAGCATTAGTGCTTAACACATATATAGTTTTCCTGTggaataaaatcaataaaagttcatgaaataaaatagaataaaagctAAATGTGCACAACACACCTAGTTAGAACAATATGTTTTACTGAGGCAACAAGtgctaatttattttttaaaacaaggtAAAAAAGCATCCCCACACATATACCTGACACCTGCGACAccaacggacacacacacattacagtgTATAACCAACAGTTGTGTTTGCAGACGTTCTGTCATTATTTTGTATGATTTAATTGGCTCTTCTGACCAGCTTTTATAGAGACCACCAATCTCACTATTAAGAATTATCTGCATATAATGATCAGTGGCAAATCAGTTGGAGCACCCTTagaaaacactttaaaataaaagggaATTCATATTTTTGCATGACAATATTAGATTTGCAAACCAAAATGAACCTGATTCACATTcttcattgtttcatttccaGTGTATCTTTCATGCTCTTGATCTTTTTCAGGCT harbors:
- the LOC125891406 gene encoding forkhead box protein P1-B-like isoform X2, with the translated sequence MHESGSEPTSHIIPASQTENGNNSENESRLRSGQTPPPEAPRVPVSLSMMTPPAEAPQQLQQTSQQQVLSPQQLQALLQQQKALMLHQQQIQEVFKNQQEQLNIQLLQQKNAGIVSQELTAQQIAIQQQLLQVQQQHLLNLQRQGLLSVLPTSPIAIPGCENGSVLSSGGDTRESSSQQSTTNGHHALLKRKESGSQDENTQNSHALYGNGMCKWPGCETVFGDFQAFLKHLNSEHILDDKSTAQCRVQMQVVQQLELQLKKDKERLQAMMAHLKSSEPKPAAQPVNLVSNVSFSQATLPKGPPPMSLSQSATAPSTPLTPLSESPSVLTPNSMFTGTPVRRRYSRSVSQDIVDNKEFYLSTEVRPPFTYASLIRQAIFESPRNQLTLNEIYNWFTRNFAYFRRNAATWKNAVRHNLSLHKCFVRLENVKGAVWTVDEIEFHRRRPQKTAGNGSLLKNSQNHQSSAGSVSQSGGPDGSSSLFNPASMGSIPFHSLPHVLQEQMNGALANGSGYQSDSSATQSPPQAFIKEEQEDEEICEGYPYESPESTDEHGHSPEMNHDEDNGSPERPNLHFDRVPSL
- the LOC125891406 gene encoding forkhead box protein P1-B-like isoform X1, producing the protein MHESGSEPTSHIIPASQTENGNNSENESRLRSGQTPPPEAPRVPVSLSMMTPPAEAPQQLQQTSQQQVLSPQQLQALLQQQKALMLHQQQIQEVFKNQQEQLNIQLLQQKNAGIVSQELTAQQIAIQQQLLQVQQQHLLNLQRQGLLSVLPTSPIAIPGCENGSVLSSGGDTRESSSQQSTTNGHHALLKRKESGSQDENTQNSHALYGNGMCKWPGCETVFGDFQAFLKHLNSEHILDDKSTAQCRVQMQVVQQLELQLKKDKERLQAMMAHLKSSEPKPAAQPVNLVSNVSFSQATLPKGPPPMSLSQSATAPSTPLTPLSESPSVLTPNSMFTGTPVRRRYSRSVSQGNDIVDNKEFYLSTEVRPPFTYASLIRQAIFESPRNQLTLNEIYNWFTRNFAYFRRNAATWKNAVRHNLSLHKCFVRLENVKGAVWTVDEIEFHRRRPQKTAGNGSLLKNSQNHQSSAGSVSQSGGPDGSSSLFNPASMGSIPFHSLPHVLQEQMNGALANGSGYQSDSSATQSPPQAFIKEEQEDEEICEGYPYESPESTDEHGHSPEMNHDEDNGSPERPNLHFDRVPSL